A window from Malaclemys terrapin pileata isolate rMalTer1 chromosome 18, rMalTer1.hap1, whole genome shotgun sequence encodes these proteins:
- the LOC128825724 gene encoding claudin-4-like yields MASMGLQVLGIALSVIGWLGTILCCGLPMWRVTAFIGNNIVVAQIIWEGLWMNCVVQSTGQMQCKVYDSMLALPQDLQAARALVVIAIVLAVLGLLLAIIGGKCTNCVEDASAKAKVMIVSGIIFIIAGIMILIPVSWSANNIIRDFYNPMVTEAQKRELGASLYVGWAASALLLIGGALLCCSCPPRNEKPYSAKYTAARSVPASNYV; encoded by the coding sequence ATGGCTTCTATGGGGCTTCAGGTGCTGGGCATTGCCCTTTCTGTCATTGGCTGGCTGGGCACCATCCTGTGCTGTGGGCTCCCCATGTGGAGGGTGACGGCCTTCATCGGGAACAACATTGTGGTGGCTCAGATCatctgggaggggctgtggatGAACTGCGTGGTGCAGAGCACGGGCCAGATGCAGTGCAAGGTCTACGACTCCATGCTGGCGCTGCCCCAGGACCTGCAGGCGGCTCGTGCCTTGGTGGTGATCGCCATCGTGCTGGCCGTGCTCGGCCTCCTCCTGGCCATCATTGGAGGGAAATGCACCAACTGCGTGGAGGACGCTTCTGCCAAAGCCAAAGTCATGATCGTCTCTGGAATCATCTTCATCATTGCTGGCATCATGATCCTCATTCCCGTCTCCTGGTCAGCCAACAACATCATCCGGGATTTCTACAACCCTATGGTCACCGAGGCGCAGAAGAGAGAGCTGGGGGCCTCCCTGTACGTCGGCTGGGCTGCATCTGCTCTCCTGCTCATCGGGGgggccctgctctgctgcagctgCCCCCCCCGGAATGAGAAACCCTACTCTGCCAAGTACACGGCTGCTCGCTCGGTGCCGGCCAGTAACTACGTCTAG